A single Candidatus Thermokryptus mobilis DNA region contains:
- the dnaE gene encoding DNA polymerase III subunit alpha, translated as MPEFVHLHNHSHYSILDAISTIDGIIESAVENKMSAVALTDHGVLFGALEFYIKAREAGVKPIIGSEVYIITDGSRFDKTKGSRDEESDLAVRNKRTHYKHLVLLAKDQTGWKNLIKLITIGHTEGFYYKPRIDMEVLEKYRDGLVALSACIGGVISAHLVDGDYDKAREMARRFKDLFGDDFYLEIQNHFIDKELPVLQGMPRLAKELGIKLVATNDCHYIKREHAIPHNIFISIQDKNSVRDIYQLKYGTDQVYFKGAEEMYEAFKDFPEAIEATLEIAEKCNLEIELGKNYLPHFPIPENAGVRTPEEYLEKLAWEGLQRRYKNITREIEDRLKYELDVIKRMGFSTYFLIVQDFINQARKMGVAVGPGRGSAAGSLVSYALGITNIDPLKYDLLFERFLNPERVSMPDIDVDFADDKRDLVIDYVKKKYGEKSVAQIITFGTLSSRAVIRDVGRVLGISLQTVDSITKNIPVQLGKPLSLKEAIETVPELEWLKTTSDPKLKELVQYSLVLEGLNRHPSTHAAGVVIAPGDISDYVPLYQTSQTELMTQFDKDYLEKAGLLKIDMLGLRTLTVIVNTLKLIKQNYGIEINIDEIPLDDEKTYELLGEGRTVGVFQFESSGMQEYLRKLKPSNLNDLAVMNALYRPGPMQMIDDYIARKHGEKPIEYLHPKLEPILKETFGIVVYQEQVMQIANQIAGFSLAKADLMRRAMGKKDKELMAKQRDEFIEGAVKNGVDRKIAEEIFDMLEKFASYGFNKSHAVAYAYIAYQTAYLKAHFPAEFMAATMSSELNNTDKIVQFIDDCRKMGIKVLPPDVNESNLDFTVIDKNTIRFGLGAIKNVGENAVNEIIRARNEGGKFKNIFDFCARVDLRVVNKRAIESLIQAGAFDSLNCGHRAQLLQSVELALNYGEKVKRDRRNGQVGLFDLFTTEFENENYPPLPEVKPWSEMEKLSYERAVLGFYVSGHPLMRYFDDVQTFATVKLGEPESVGEGQVVRACGVITDMKTKLDKNKNQMLIFELEDFTGKAECVAFSEVYKNYSRHLTIEGLVMVVGKADVRGNQLYIQVNEVYPLSDVREIFTYKIVIFVDKNEPEEKGRKLAEILKDSDEGNCFIEIDVKDNGSVIQRFEISNLFVKPSGKLINTLKSLFGDENVKLIPK; from the coding sequence ATGCCTGAGTTTGTTCATCTTCATAATCACTCCCATTATAGCATTCTTGATGCGATAAGCACGATTGATGGTATAATTGAGTCCGCTGTTGAGAATAAGATGTCCGCTGTTGCTCTTACGGACCACGGGGTTTTGTTTGGTGCTCTTGAATTTTACATAAAGGCAAGGGAAGCGGGTGTAAAGCCAATAATAGGTAGCGAGGTTTACATCATCACCGACGGTTCAAGATTTGACAAAACTAAGGGAAGCAGGGATGAGGAATCTGACCTTGCAGTGAGAAACAAAAGGACACACTATAAGCATCTTGTCCTTTTGGCGAAGGATCAAACCGGGTGGAAAAATCTTATAAAACTTATCACAATAGGTCATACCGAGGGGTTTTATTACAAGCCAAGGATTGATATGGAAGTTTTAGAAAAGTATCGTGATGGATTGGTAGCTCTTTCTGCTTGTATCGGTGGAGTTATATCTGCGCATCTTGTTGACGGTGATTATGATAAGGCAAGAGAGATGGCGAGGAGGTTCAAGGACCTTTTCGGTGATGATTTTTATCTTGAGATTCAGAATCATTTTATAGATAAGGAGCTCCCTGTTCTTCAGGGGATGCCACGGCTTGCAAAAGAGCTTGGGATAAAGCTTGTGGCGACGAACGATTGCCATTACATCAAGCGTGAACACGCAATCCCACACAACATTTTTATTTCAATCCAAGATAAAAATTCCGTCAGGGACATCTATCAGCTAAAATATGGAACTGACCAAGTTTATTTCAAAGGCGCTGAGGAGATGTATGAGGCGTTTAAAGATTTTCCTGAGGCGATTGAGGCGACGCTTGAGATAGCAGAAAAGTGTAATCTTGAAATTGAACTTGGGAAAAATTATCTCCCCCACTTTCCAATCCCTGAAAATGCTGGTGTTAGGACACCTGAGGAATACCTTGAGAAACTCGCTTGGGAAGGATTGCAAAGAAGATATAAAAATATAACTCGGGAAATTGAAGACCGTCTCAAATATGAGCTTGATGTGATAAAGAGGATGGGTTTTTCAACTTATTTTTTGATCGTTCAGGACTTTATAAATCAAGCGAGAAAGATGGGTGTTGCTGTTGGTCCAGGGAGAGGTTCAGCAGCTGGCTCACTTGTTTCATACGCTCTTGGGATTACAAATATTGATCCACTGAAGTATGATTTGCTTTTTGAGAGATTTTTAAACCCGGAGCGAGTTTCAATGCCTGATATTGATGTTGATTTTGCAGATGATAAAAGGGACTTGGTGATTGATTATGTCAAGAAAAAATACGGGGAGAAATCCGTTGCTCAGATAATCACCTTTGGGACGCTTTCATCAAGGGCTGTGATAAGGGATGTTGGAAGAGTTCTTGGGATTTCACTTCAGACGGTTGATTCAATAACGAAGAACATACCTGTTCAACTTGGCAAGCCACTTTCACTTAAGGAAGCGATTGAGACTGTTCCTGAGCTTGAATGGTTAAAAACGACGAGCGATCCCAAGTTGAAGGAGTTAGTTCAGTATTCGCTTGTTCTTGAAGGTTTGAATAGACATCCATCAACGCATGCTGCTGGTGTTGTGATTGCCCCTGGGGATATAAGCGATTATGTCCCGCTTTATCAGACATCTCAGACGGAATTGATGACCCAGTTTGACAAAGATTATCTTGAAAAGGCGGGGCTTTTGAAAATTGACATGCTTGGGCTCAGGACGCTTACGGTAATTGTGAACACTTTGAAGTTGATCAAGCAAAATTATGGGATTGAAATAAACATTGACGAGATTCCGCTTGATGATGAAAAGACATATGAGCTTTTGGGCGAGGGTAGAACAGTTGGTGTGTTTCAGTTTGAAAGTTCCGGGATGCAAGAATATCTGAGAAAGTTGAAGCCGTCAAATTTAAACGACCTCGCTGTTATGAATGCTCTTTATAGACCCGGACCGATGCAGATGATTGATGATTACATCGCAAGGAAGCATGGGGAAAAACCGATTGAATATCTACACCCAAAGCTTGAGCCAATTTTGAAGGAAACATTTGGTATTGTAGTTTATCAAGAGCAGGTTATGCAAATTGCAAACCAGATAGCTGGTTTTTCACTTGCAAAAGCGGATTTGATGAGAAGGGCGATGGGGAAGAAGGATAAAGAGTTGATGGCTAAGCAAAGGGATGAATTTATTGAGGGTGCCGTTAAAAATGGGGTTGACAGAAAAATTGCGGAGGAGATTTTTGACATGCTTGAAAAGTTCGCTTCGTATGGATTTAACAAGAGTCACGCTGTTGCCTACGCTTACATTGCCTATCAAACTGCTTATTTGAAAGCTCATTTCCCTGCCGAGTTTATGGCTGCGACTATGTCAAGTGAATTGAACAATACGGATAAGATCGTTCAGTTCATTGATGATTGCAGAAAGATGGGTATCAAGGTTTTGCCACCGGATGTTAATGAAAGCAATCTTGATTTCACAGTGATAGATAAGAACACGATAAGGTTTGGTCTCGGGGCGATAAAAAATGTCGGTGAAAACGCTGTGAATGAGATTATTCGCGCGAGAAATGAAGGTGGGAAGTTCAAAAATATCTTTGATTTTTGTGCAAGGGTTGATCTAAGGGTTGTTAATAAGCGTGCAATTGAAAGTTTGATTCAAGCAGGAGCTTTTGATTCGTTGAATTGTGGTCACAGGGCTCAGCTGCTTCAATCGGTTGAGTTGGCGTTAAACTATGGAGAGAAAGTCAAGAGGGATAGAAGGAATGGACAGGTTGGATTGTTTGATCTTTTCACAACTGAATTTGAGAACGAGAATTATCCGCCACTTCCAGAAGTCAAACCATGGAGCGAGATGGAAAAACTTTCCTACGAGAGGGCAGTGCTTGGATTTTATGTCTCAGGTCACCCTTTGATGAGATATTTTGATGATGTTCAGACATTTGCTACTGTAAAACTTGGTGAACCTGAGTCTGTGGGAGAAGGTCAAGTTGTTCGTGCGTGTGGAGTTATAACCGATATGAAGACGAAACTTGACAAAAATAAAAATCAAATGTTAATTTTTGAGCTTGAGGACTTCACTGGCAAAGCTGAATGTGTCGCCTTCAGCGAAGTTTACAAAAATTATTCAAGACATCTCACGATTGAAGGACTTGTGATGGTTGTTGGTAAAGCGGATGTGCGTGGAAACCAGCTATATATTCAAGTCAACGAGGTCTATCCTCTAAGCGATGTGAGGGAAATCTTCACTTATAAAATCGTTATTTTTGTCGATAAAAATGAACCTGAAGAGAAAGGGCGCAAACTTGCTGAAATTCTCAAAGATAGCGACGAGGGAAATTGTTTTATTGAGATTGATGTTAAAGATAACGGAAGTGTAATTCAAAGGTTTGAAATTTCAAATTTGTTCGTCAAACCGAGTGGTAAATTGATCAACACACTTAAAAGTTTATTTGGCGATGAAAATGTCAAACTAATTCCAAAATAA
- the trxA gene encoding thioredoxin → MSKNIIELTDANFDEEVLKSDKLVLVDFWAEWCAPCRMIAPIVEEIAQEYADRLKVGKLNVDYNPKTAMRYGIMSIPTLMLFQNGRVLEQIVGAMPKRNLLARLEKYLQPV, encoded by the coding sequence ATGTCAAAGAACATAATTGAACTGACCGACGCAAACTTTGACGAGGAGGTTCTCAAGTCAGATAAGCTTGTCCTCGTGGATTTCTGGGCTGAATGGTGCGCCCCTTGTAGGATGATAGCACCGATAGTTGAAGAAATAGCCCAGGAGTATGCTGACAGATTGAAGGTAGGAAAGTTAAATGTTGATTACAATCCCAAGACAGCTATGAGATATGGGATAATGAGCATCCCAACGCTTATGCTTTTTCAAAATGGGCGAGTCCTTGAGCAAATAGTTGGAGCTATGCCGAAGAGAAATTTACTTGCGCGACTTGAAAAATATCTCCAGCCAGTGTAA
- a CDS encoding arsenate reductase ArsC, giving the protein MIRVLFLCTGNSCRSQMAEGLLRHFGNDKFEVYSAGTNPSFVHPLAIEAMREIGIDISWHRSKSVMEFIGQNFDYVITVCDKAKESCPTFPGDVKRIHWSFEDPAEATGTKEERMKVFRKVREQIKEHILSFIKEVAMKREEENASGD; this is encoded by the coding sequence ATGATAAGAGTTCTATTTCTTTGCACAGGAAACTCTTGCAGAAGCCAAATGGCTGAAGGTTTATTAAGACATTTTGGAAATGATAAATTTGAGGTTTATTCAGCTGGGACAAATCCCTCTTTTGTTCATCCACTTGCTATTGAAGCGATGAGAGAAATCGGCATAGATATCTCTTGGCATAGATCAAAAAGTGTGATGGAGTTTATAGGTCAAAATTTTGATTATGTTATAACTGTTTGCGATAAGGCAAAGGAATCTTGTCCGACTTTCCCTGGCGATGTAAAGAGAATTCATTGGAGTTTTGAAGACCCAGCCGAGGCAACTGGAACAAAGGAAGAAAGAATGAAAGTTTTTAGAAAGGTCCGTGAGCAAATAAAAGAACATATACTTTCATTTATAAAGGAAGTCGCAATGAAACGGGAGGAAGAAAATGCTTCTGGCGATTGA
- a CDS encoding type III pantothenate kinase encodes MLLAIDIGNTHTVFGIYRDGKLIHDWRVSSLITRTEDETWLLVKFFCSDANVDVGDITGVGISSVVPNLTDVFLWMSRKHFKVEPVVISSEIDLGVKILYDDPTAVGADRLCNAVAGFTKYGGPVIIVDFGTATTYDVVSERGEYLGGVIAPGIETSAAELHRRAAKLPKIELHFPKSVIGKNTVSSMQSGIMYGAVDAMEGMIRRIKEVVGQRAKVIATGGLAKTIIEHTKVIDFYEPSLVLDGIYIIYNRVKNSK; translated from the coding sequence ATGCTTCTGGCGATTGATATTGGAAACACGCACACTGTTTTCGGGATTTACAGGGATGGGAAATTAATTCACGATTGGAGGGTTTCAAGTTTGATAACACGGACTGAGGATGAGACATGGCTTCTTGTCAAATTTTTTTGTTCGGATGCAAATGTTGATGTTGGGGACATAACTGGCGTTGGGATTTCGTCGGTTGTCCCGAATTTGACGGATGTTTTCCTTTGGATGAGTAGAAAGCACTTTAAGGTTGAGCCAGTTGTCATATCTTCTGAAATTGATCTCGGTGTTAAAATTTTATACGATGACCCAACAGCTGTTGGTGCTGACAGGTTATGTAACGCTGTTGCTGGTTTTACAAAGTATGGTGGTCCGGTTATAATAGTTGATTTTGGAACTGCGACGACTTACGATGTTGTATCTGAAAGAGGTGAATATCTTGGGGGTGTCATTGCTCCTGGGATTGAAACAAGTGCAGCTGAACTTCACAGAAGAGCTGCTAAACTTCCAAAAATTGAACTTCATTTCCCCAAGAGCGTCATCGGTAAAAATACTGTATCAAGCATGCAATCGGGGATAATGTATGGTGCTGTTGATGCAATGGAAGGTATGATAAGAAGGATTAAGGAGGTTGTTGGGCAAAGGGCTAAAGTTATAGCTACGGGCGGGCTTGCTAAGACGATAATTGAGCATACAAAAGTGATTGATTTTTACGAGCCATCGCTTGTGCTTGATGGGATTTACATAATCTACAACAGGGTTAAAAATTCAAAATGA
- a CDS encoding CHASE2 domain-containing protein, whose product MSKLKFDFSKVALLVSLIGSLIAFLTVEFIPALTGVELKTLDLRFNYRGVKQNYADSSDILIVAIDEVSLDRAPVKWPWPRSYYAKIVRNLKKAGAKVIAFDINFDSPDLNPNNDMDFQKAIEEAGNVILAGRETKDIKFKGRIIETKNLLRNIFIGTPNSSPGIVEVLRDYDGVCRRYVPVFSVGDTIFPSFGLAVLLAYYNLKIDSVYDFPARTPFENGFFQLGNIKIPKFDEKTWLINYAGPAGTFRYISFIDVLDDQEFKTKDEVEYGDINTFDNPEYGLLHDNVFKDKIVVIGSAIPEFKSELGDLLPVPFVKDESNLMYGVEIHANAIATVIERKFIKKTPPLLSFLIVFVFALISFLVATNIRKLKLRPEFVSELLNILFLLLYFGLWIYFSFLMFKENLILPTISPILGGLSTYIGSVAYQYFIERKQKRVIKRIFSYYVHPSVVNQLISNPDIVRLGGEKREMTVLFTDLWNFTTISEAYPPEFIFNILNEYFETMTKVIFKYGGTLDKYIGDALVAFWGAPIYYPDHALRACLCALKMQFELEKLRIKWEKEGKPLLYMRVGINTGEMIVGNLGGYGRFNYTVIGDSVNLGARLEAVNKEFGTNIIISEYTYAKVKDFFKVRELGSIVVKGKTKSVKIYELLDVLIAESKLVKIMS is encoded by the coding sequence ATGAGCAAATTAAAATTTGATTTTTCAAAAGTCGCTTTACTTGTGTCTCTTATTGGCTCGCTAATCGCTTTTCTCACGGTTGAATTCATCCCGGCTCTAACAGGTGTTGAATTGAAAACATTAGACCTTCGCTTTAATTATAGAGGGGTAAAACAAAATTATGCTGATTCATCGGATATTCTCATAGTTGCGATAGATGAGGTATCGCTTGATAGAGCTCCAGTGAAATGGCCTTGGCCAAGAAGTTATTATGCTAAAATTGTCAGGAACTTGAAAAAAGCGGGAGCAAAGGTTATCGCCTTTGATATTAATTTTGATTCGCCGGATTTAAATCCAAACAATGATATGGACTTTCAAAAAGCGATAGAAGAAGCCGGAAATGTTATTCTTGCTGGGCGTGAAACAAAAGACATAAAATTTAAAGGACGAATTATTGAAACAAAGAATTTACTCCGCAATATTTTTATCGGAACTCCGAACTCATCTCCTGGCATCGTTGAGGTCCTAAGGGATTATGATGGTGTTTGCAGACGCTATGTGCCTGTTTTTTCAGTTGGGGACACAATCTTCCCAAGTTTTGGGCTTGCCGTTTTGCTCGCTTATTACAACTTAAAAATTGATTCCGTCTATGATTTCCCAGCTAGAACACCCTTTGAAAATGGTTTTTTCCAACTGGGTAATATAAAAATTCCAAAATTTGATGAAAAAACCTGGCTCATAAACTACGCAGGTCCAGCTGGGACTTTTAGATATATAAGTTTCATTGATGTGCTTGACGATCAAGAATTTAAAACAAAAGATGAAGTTGAATATGGAGATATAAATACATTTGATAACCCCGAATACGGACTCTTACACGACAATGTTTTCAAAGATAAAATCGTCGTAATCGGAAGCGCTATACCAGAGTTTAAGTCCGAACTTGGCGACTTGCTCCCGGTTCCGTTTGTAAAAGATGAAAGCAATTTGATGTATGGCGTTGAAATACACGCAAACGCTATAGCAACCGTTATTGAAAGAAAGTTTATAAAGAAAACTCCACCTTTGCTATCGTTTTTGATCGTTTTCGTATTTGCTCTGATCAGTTTTCTTGTTGCTACAAACATAAGGAAGTTGAAATTACGCCCCGAGTTCGTATCCGAGCTCCTAAACATTTTATTTTTACTTCTCTACTTCGGGTTATGGATTTATTTCTCTTTCTTGATGTTTAAAGAGAATTTAATTTTACCCACTATCTCCCCAATTCTCGGTGGGCTTTCCACATATATCGGCTCTGTCGCTTACCAATACTTTATAGAGAGAAAGCAAAAGAGAGTCATCAAACGGATTTTCAGCTATTATGTTCATCCATCCGTTGTTAATCAGTTGATATCAAATCCAGATATCGTTCGCCTTGGTGGAGAAAAAAGAGAGATGACTGTTCTTTTCACTGACCTCTGGAACTTCACAACGATAAGCGAGGCATATCCACCGGAGTTTATATTTAACATATTAAACGAGTATTTTGAAACGATGACAAAAGTGATCTTCAAATATGGTGGAACGCTTGACAAATATATTGGCGATGCGCTCGTTGCCTTTTGGGGCGCACCGATTTATTATCCCGATCACGCTTTGAGGGCTTGTCTTTGCGCTTTGAAAATGCAATTTGAACTTGAAAAATTACGGATAAAATGGGAAAAAGAGGGAAAACCCCTTCTCTATATGAGAGTTGGGATAAATACCGGTGAAATGATCGTTGGCAACCTCGGTGGTTACGGGAGGTTTAATTACACCGTCATAGGTGATAGTGTGAACCTCGGTGCTCGTCTTGAAGCGGTAAATAAAGAATTTGGGACGAACATAATTATAAGCGAATATACTTACGCGAAAGTTAAGGATTTCTTCAAGGTCCGAGAACTTGGAAGTATAGTCGTCAAGGGGAAAACAAAATCGGTCAAAATTTACGAGCTTCTTGATGTTTTGATCGCCGAAAGCAAACTTGTGAAAATTATGAGTTGA
- a CDS encoding FecR family protein, with amino-acid sequence MKGKIPKVGLTFIIAILFFGFINYAPTIAIVQLVKNKAYHKPPKADQWKPTQKGLGLESGTLVKTDEKSFLLIKFLDGSFLRVGEKTVLEVLGENPKGNYSRKINVENGGVDFKVTKVKGKFEFTTPLSVATIRGTEGVLISRTDADTLMVREGEVDFFNKISNISRTVKAGEIGISTKVGEITTRQMTESEQQKSQEIRRAIEKREIEIRGKTGEGKEIRIKIKEK; translated from the coding sequence ATGAAAGGGAAAATTCCAAAAGTTGGTTTAACTTTTATAATTGCGATTTTATTTTTTGGTTTTATAAATTATGCGCCTACGATTGCTATAGTTCAACTTGTAAAGAATAAGGCATATCACAAACCGCCCAAAGCTGATCAATGGAAACCAACTCAAAAAGGTCTTGGGCTTGAATCTGGAACGCTCGTGAAAACAGATGAAAAGTCATTCTTGTTGATCAAGTTCCTTGACGGGAGCTTTCTACGCGTTGGTGAAAAAACTGTCCTTGAGGTTCTCGGAGAAAATCCAAAGGGTAATTATTCAAGGAAAATCAATGTTGAAAACGGTGGAGTTGACTTCAAAGTAACTAAGGTAAAGGGAAAGTTTGAATTCACAACGCCTTTATCAGTTGCGACAATAAGAGGAACTGAAGGCGTTTTGATATCGCGGACGGATGCGGATACGCTTATGGTTAGAGAAGGTGAAGTGGATTTCTTTAACAAAATTTCAAACATCAGTAGAACTGTAAAAGCGGGGGAAATCGGCATCTCTACAAAGGTCGGTGAAATAACAACAAGACAAATGACAGAATCAGAACAGCAGAAGTCACAGGAAATAAGAAGAGCAATTGAAAAGAGAGAGATTGAGATAAGAGGGAAAACGGGGGAAGGAAAAGAAATAAGGATTAAAATAAAAGAAAAATAA
- the rseP gene encoding RIP metalloprotease RseP — MEVIKTIFYFAITIGVLVLVHEFGHFIAAKLSKMKVEVFSIGFGTRLFGKKIGETDYRISAFPLGGYVKIAGMVDESLDAGFIGSEPKPYEFRSKPFHQKFFVITAGVLMNMLLAIFLFWLIFMIEGKTFRDVTEVGYVIPNSPGYEAGFKEGDKILSINGKKVKYWDDIFRIAFIDELTSDLNFEVKRGDEKVLISIPRSKISEFALDESIGILPLYTETMVMAIEPGRPAEKVGIQPRDVILAVNNEKIYTPAQLTSIIKSNAGKEITLKIKRDGKELLQKITPDPDGRIGIQITGTYTGPIKKESYNPFEAFLNGIKEVYRISSLTVNGIKQLITGEIPLKKGIAGPVRIAKFATQSADIGFTAFLGFMAILSISLAFLNIFPFPGLDGGHLAVLIIEGIIRRELSYKVKIAIQQVGIIILIILMIFVIYNDIVHF, encoded by the coding sequence ATGGAAGTAATAAAAACTATTTTCTACTTTGCGATAACGATCGGTGTTCTCGTGCTCGTCCATGAATTCGGGCACTTCATAGCCGCGAAACTTTCAAAGATGAAGGTTGAGGTCTTCTCAATCGGCTTTGGAACAAGGTTATTCGGGAAGAAAATCGGTGAAACTGATTATAGAATCTCCGCATTCCCACTTGGAGGGTATGTTAAAATTGCAGGGATGGTTGATGAAAGCTTGGATGCTGGTTTTATAGGAAGTGAGCCAAAACCATATGAATTCAGAAGCAAGCCCTTTCATCAAAAATTTTTCGTTATAACCGCTGGTGTTTTGATGAATATGTTGCTTGCGATTTTCCTCTTTTGGTTAATTTTTATGATAGAGGGGAAAACTTTCAGGGATGTTACAGAGGTTGGTTATGTCATTCCAAATTCACCCGGCTATGAAGCGGGATTTAAAGAGGGAGATAAAATTTTGAGCATAAACGGAAAGAAAGTGAAATATTGGGATGATATATTTAGAATTGCCTTCATTGATGAATTGACAAGCGATTTAAATTTTGAAGTTAAACGCGGTGATGAAAAAGTTTTAATTTCAATACCAAGGTCAAAAATTTCTGAGTTCGCACTTGATGAGTCCATTGGCATTCTACCCTTGTACACAGAGACAATGGTCATGGCTATTGAGCCAGGTCGTCCTGCTGAAAAAGTTGGAATACAACCGAGAGATGTTATACTTGCTGTTAACAATGAAAAAATTTACACCCCAGCACAACTCACATCCATCATAAAGTCAAACGCTGGGAAAGAAATCACATTAAAGATAAAGCGCGATGGAAAAGAACTTTTACAGAAAATCACTCCAGACCCCGATGGTAGAATTGGAATACAAATAACAGGCACATATACCGGTCCGATTAAAAAGGAAAGCTACAACCCATTTGAGGCATTCCTTAACGGAATAAAGGAGGTCTATAGAATATCATCTCTCACGGTAAACGGCATTAAACAACTTATAACCGGGGAAATTCCACTCAAAAAGGGCATTGCTGGACCTGTGCGAATTGCCAAATTTGCAACTCAAAGTGCGGATATCGGTTTTACAGCCTTTCTCGGATTTATGGCGATATTGAGCATAAGCTTGGCGTTTTTAAATATATTCCCATTCCCGGGGCTTGATGGAGGGCATCTTGCGGTTTTAATAATTGAGGGAATTATAAGAAGAGAACTCTCATACAAAGTAAAGATAGCCATCCAGCAAGTAGGGATAATCATTTTAATCATCTTGATGATATTTGTCATATACAATGATATCGTTCACTTTTAA